A single Nostoc sp. PCC 7107 DNA region contains:
- a CDS encoding histidine phosphatase family protein — translation MTLNLYLLRHGETTFSQSGNFCGETDAELTKEGMQMASSFADVYQKLDWEAVYVSPMKRTIATAKPFCDAIGMEMQLRDGLREGSYGQWETKSKSFIEENYAQNYIKWLTEPAWNAPKGGETAVEIANRSMPVIAEIQEKHPQGNILVVSHKATIRIMLCSLLGIDLGRYRYRVNILVASVSMVKFDVNGPLLEILGDRHHIPDHIRSRPGT, via the coding sequence ATGACACTCAATTTATATTTACTGCGACATGGAGAAACTACTTTTAGTCAAAGTGGTAATTTCTGCGGTGAAACTGATGCAGAGTTGACAAAAGAAGGAATGCAGATGGCATCGAGTTTTGCCGATGTTTATCAAAAATTGGACTGGGAAGCTGTTTATGTTAGCCCGATGAAGCGCACAATTGCAACTGCCAAGCCATTTTGTGATGCGATTGGTATGGAGATGCAGTTGCGTGATGGACTAAGAGAAGGTAGTTACGGACAATGGGAAACTAAGAGTAAATCGTTTATCGAAGAGAATTACGCTCAAAACTATATCAAATGGTTGACAGAACCTGCTTGGAATGCGCCAAAAGGCGGAGAAACTGCGGTAGAAATTGCTAACCGTTCTATGCCTGTAATTGCGGAAATTCAAGAAAAACATCCCCAAGGTAATATTTTAGTAGTTTCCCATAAAGCCACGATTCGGATTATGCTTTGCAGTTTACTAGGAATTGATTTGGGGCGCTATCGCTATCGGGTGAATATTTTGGTTGCGTCAGTAAGTATGGTGAAATTTGATGTTAATGGCCCTTTGTTAGAAATATTAGGTGATCGCCATCATATACCCGATCATATTCGCTCTCGTCCAGGAACATAA
- a CDS encoding NUDIX hydrolase — protein sequence MSQSGEIRVIALGLIRDGERIFVSEGYDLAKQSHFYRALGGGVDFGETSHAALQREFQEEIQAELTNIRYLGCIENLFIYNNRQGHEIIQLYQCDFVDYKFYQLESLMFSESGTNHHRALWVEISRFKSGELRLVPEEFFTYL from the coding sequence ATGAGTCAATCAGGAGAAATTCGGGTCATAGCTTTAGGACTAATTCGGGATGGCGAACGCATTTTTGTTTCCGAAGGCTATGACCTAGCAAAGCAGTCTCATTTTTACCGCGCCTTGGGTGGTGGCGTTGATTTTGGTGAAACTAGTCACGCAGCTTTACAGCGAGAATTTCAAGAAGAAATTCAAGCTGAGTTAACTAATATTCGCTACTTGGGTTGTATTGAAAACTTATTTATATATAATAATCGCCAAGGTCATGAAATAATTCAGCTTTATCAATGTGATTTTGTTGATTATAAGTTTTATCAACTAGAAAGTTTAATGTTTTCTGAATCAGGAACCAATCACCATCGGGCGTTATGGGTTGAGATTTCTCGGTTTAAATCTGGTGAACTTCGGTTAGTTCCAGAGGAATTTTTTACTTATTTGTAA
- a CDS encoding DUF3531 family protein: protein MHIQFREINPFDVWIWLGFSTVPSQREKEYIEEVFNSWFYLGKLGAFNAENLQVQDTGLEISYLDYDPQGYDKSLLALMHNMGEIEYEGQWARCWFDLGTSDAIALDILINALTQLSEEYVTIEQLYIGGENEDWPVEDSESRSYSIYDN, encoded by the coding sequence ATGCACATTCAGTTTCGAGAAATTAATCCCTTTGATGTCTGGATTTGGTTGGGTTTTAGTACCGTACCTTCTCAACGAGAAAAAGAGTACATAGAAGAAGTTTTTAATTCCTGGTTTTACTTAGGCAAATTGGGTGCATTTAACGCTGAAAATTTGCAAGTCCAGGACACAGGGCTGGAAATCAGCTATCTGGATTATGACCCACAAGGGTATGATAAAAGCTTGTTGGCTTTGATGCACAACATGGGTGAGATTGAATACGAAGGACAATGGGCGCGTTGTTGGTTTGACTTGGGAACTAGTGATGCGATCGCTTTAGATATTTTAATCAACGCCCTTACCCAGCTTAGTGAAGAATATGTCACTATTGAACAATTGTATATTGGCGGCGAAAATGAAGATTGGCCTGTAGAAGACAGCGAAAGCCGTTCTTACTCCATATACGATAATTAG
- a CDS encoding Sll0314/Alr1548 family TPR repeat-containing protein yields the protein MTQLFPATKIVFTKLSRFAQTSLTTAIAFSLWVTPSLAGDPFGRNEPHQIGDHTEAAFKAIFQQGNYPEAERHLKEALATEPNEPLAYAMQASLAYTKGDFTGLNNYSQQILETGQKLVASDPLRGNLYTAVGHFFEGAVIVTREGGAKGATQALGRLRQVYQYLDKAEAISPKDPELNLLKGYMDLMLSVNLPFANPDEAIGRLETSAAPRYLADRGIAIGYRDLKQYTQALDYANQAIQGAPDNPELYYLKAQILKEKGRREKSQELLRDAIANFDKALTKKSQLPASLVKQIERERNSAVNQLNNSGR from the coding sequence ATGACTCAATTATTTCCCGCTACAAAAATAGTATTTACTAAATTAAGTAGATTTGCTCAGACAAGTTTGACAACTGCGATCGCCTTTAGTCTGTGGGTAACTCCATCTTTAGCTGGCGATCCCTTTGGCCGCAACGAACCACATCAAATTGGCGATCATACAGAAGCAGCTTTTAAAGCTATTTTCCAACAAGGTAATTATCCCGAAGCCGAACGTCACCTCAAGGAAGCCTTAGCCACAGAACCCAATGAACCTTTAGCTTATGCAATGCAAGCATCGTTAGCATATACCAAGGGCGATTTCACAGGTTTAAATAACTATAGCCAGCAAATTCTAGAGACTGGGCAGAAATTAGTTGCCAGTGATCCTTTGCGTGGTAATTTATACACTGCCGTTGGGCATTTTTTTGAAGGTGCGGTAATTGTGACGCGGGAAGGTGGGGCGAAAGGTGCTACCCAAGCTTTAGGTCGGTTACGCCAAGTTTACCAGTATTTAGATAAAGCCGAAGCGATTTCGCCCAAAGACCCAGAACTGAATTTGCTCAAGGGCTACATGGATTTAATGCTATCTGTGAATTTGCCTTTTGCCAATCCTGATGAGGCGATTGGGCGGTTAGAGACAAGTGCAGCACCAAGATATTTGGCTGATCGGGGAATTGCGATTGGCTACCGAGATTTGAAACAATACACTCAAGCCTTAGATTATGCTAATCAGGCGATTCAAGGCGCACCAGATAACCCAGAGTTGTATTATCTCAAAGCCCAAATCCTCAAGGAAAAGGGAAGACGGGAAAAAAGTCAAGAGTTGCTGCGAGATGCGATCGCTAATTTTGACAAAGCTTTGACCAAAAAATCCCAATTACCCGCTAGTTTAGTCAAACAAATTGAGCGAGAACGCAATAGTGCGGTCAATCAACTCAATAATTCTGGTAGATAA
- a CDS encoding ABC transporter ATP-binding protein, whose product MLYLRNLIYHPTACPTAILKSINLELPPQQLGLIIGPSGSGKSTLLEILSGLAEPTSGGVFWREQELIAEQLQQLAGIVFQFPERHFCGGTILEELRLGHPELGSERVKQALSEVGLEHLSLSAAPYALSGGQQRRLALAVQLIRQPNVLLLDEPTAGLDWSMRQQLVNLLAKLKQDWTLLVVTHDAGDMLAIADCCWTLNHGELQSVDPATLSSKVKEPLPAA is encoded by the coding sequence ATGCTCTATCTCAGAAATTTAATTTATCATCCCACAGCTTGCCCAACCGCAATTCTCAAGTCAATTAACCTAGAATTACCGCCTCAGCAGTTAGGTTTAATTATCGGCCCCAGTGGTTCTGGCAAAAGCACCTTACTCGAAATTTTGTCGGGACTAGCCGAACCAACTTCCGGTGGAGTGTTTTGGCGAGAACAAGAACTCATCGCCGAACAGCTGCAACAACTAGCTGGAATTGTGTTTCAGTTTCCCGAACGGCACTTTTGCGGCGGGACAATTTTAGAAGAATTACGCTTAGGACATCCTGAGTTAGGTTCAGAACGAGTGAAGCAAGCCCTGAGTGAAGTGGGATTAGAGCATTTATCATTGTCTGCTGCGCCTTATGCTTTAAGTGGCGGACAGCAACGGCGTTTAGCCTTAGCAGTGCAATTGATTCGTCAACCAAACGTCTTGTTATTAGATGAACCTACGGCCGGTTTAGATTGGTCAATGCGCCAGCAACTAGTCAATTTATTGGCGAAACTGAAACAAGATTGGACATTGTTAGTAGTAACACATGATGCTGGAGATATGTTAGCGATCGCCGACTGTTGTTGGACACTCAATCACGGTGAACTACAATCAGTTGATCCAGCCACACTTAGTAGTAAAGTGAAAGAACCCCTACCAGCAGCGTGA
- the rsmG gene encoding 16S rRNA (guanine(527)-N(7))-methyltransferase RsmG, giving the protein MTNSTTPLLPEMAEIWQQTLNWQPTTQQQTQFQQLYELILAGNSQLNLTRITAPQEFWEKHLWDSLRGIILNNQFIPSLQTGASVIDIGTGAGFPGVPVGMIAPNSTVTLLDSTRKKVAFIDKVLTTLELINCKTLVGRVEEIGQQTQHRQIYDLALIRAVGTASECAEYSLPLIKKGGLAVIYRGTWTEAETTVLQNAAKQLGGEIAAIESFTTPLTNSIRHCLYLRKIASTPPQFPRAVGLPHQKPL; this is encoded by the coding sequence ATGACTAATTCCACAACTCCCTTGCTGCCAGAAATGGCAGAAATTTGGCAGCAAACCCTCAATTGGCAACCAACTACACAGCAACAGACACAATTCCAGCAACTTTATGAGTTAATTTTGGCAGGTAACAGCCAATTAAACTTAACTCGCATTACCGCACCCCAGGAATTTTGGGAAAAACATCTCTGGGATTCCTTGCGGGGAATTATACTGAACAACCAATTTATTCCATCTCTCCAAACAGGTGCATCTGTAATTGATATTGGTACAGGTGCAGGTTTTCCCGGTGTTCCCGTAGGAATGATTGCACCCAACAGCACAGTTACTCTGCTAGATTCCACCCGCAAAAAAGTTGCTTTTATCGATAAAGTATTAACTACACTAGAACTCATTAATTGCAAAACTCTCGTTGGCAGAGTTGAAGAAATCGGTCAACAAACCCAGCACCGCCAAATCTATGATCTTGCCCTTATCCGTGCCGTCGGTACAGCTTCCGAATGTGCAGAGTACAGCTTACCGTTAATTAAAAAAGGCGGTTTAGCCGTAATTTATAGAGGTACTTGGACAGAAGCAGAAACCACGGTTTTGCAAAATGCTGCGAAACAGCTAGGTGGTGAAATTGCAGCAATAGAATCATTCACGACTCCCCTAACTAATAGCATTCGTCACTGTTTATATTTGCGAAAGATAGCAAGCACACCGCCTCAATTTCCCCGCGCGGTTGGTCTACCTCATCAAAAACCATTGTGA
- a CDS encoding ester cyclase, producing MCREISLTEQNKDIVLQFYRAFDNRNISQALALLSPNFVAHMAGIPTPLDTEGFKKFGMAFYLAFTNGQHTFDQVLIEGDKVVTCGTFTATHLGEFQGLPPTGKQIKLSIMHIDRIENGKIVEHWGQGDAFGLMQQLGIIFFPGPTLFPHIIKSLLSKPFKKPT from the coding sequence ATGTGTAGAGAAATAAGTCTAACTGAACAAAATAAAGATATCGTTCTTCAGTTCTATAGAGCATTTGATAATCGGAATATTAGTCAGGCGTTGGCACTTCTATCCCCCAATTTTGTTGCTCACATGGCTGGCATACCTACTCCTCTTGACACTGAAGGTTTTAAAAAGTTCGGTATGGCTTTCTACTTAGCCTTTACGAACGGTCAACATACATTTGACCAAGTGCTTATTGAAGGAGATAAAGTCGTTACTTGCGGAACATTCACAGCTACACATCTTGGAGAGTTCCAAGGTCTTCCTCCAACAGGTAAGCAAATTAAGTTATCAATCATGCACATTGATCGCATTGAAAACGGCAAAATTGTAGAACATTGGGGGCAAGGCGATGCCTTTGGGTTAATGCAACAGTTAGGCATTATTTTTTTTCCAGGGCCTACACTTTTTCCGCATATTATTAAAAGTCTCTTATCCAAGCCGTTTAAGAAGCCAACATAA
- a CDS encoding peptidoglycan-binding protein encodes MKGSLTVCILKYLDSPPGFRFLIANQLYCLLLLSSTSLLIASSSLVSFAAPPKIAQASPSTAISRPTLKVGSQGERVSELQAALKLLGFYSGTVDGVYNENTANAVSRFKQAVGLNPDGVADAATWQKLFPKEPALTSNTAASLSSTTVAKPEPRPANPKTRATQVPTLAPEPRPVNRKTPTTQRKPPARPSSTITFRKVAGIQYTAEGYPILRLGMSGEDVLTLQKQLQRFGFLSGGIDGDFGRTTETAVKALQRRYGLEEDGVAGGATWDILLRRSPGQR; translated from the coding sequence ATGAAAGGCAGCCTAACAGTATGTATATTGAAGTACTTAGACTCACCGCCAGGGTTTCGCTTCTTGATCGCTAATCAGTTGTATTGCTTGCTGCTGTTATCTTCCACATCTTTACTGATTGCTTCCTCGTCTCTAGTCTCATTTGCAGCACCGCCGAAAATTGCTCAAGCCTCGCCAAGTACTGCAATTAGTCGTCCAACGCTGAAAGTTGGCTCTCAAGGGGAGCGTGTCTCGGAGTTGCAAGCAGCACTCAAGCTTTTGGGTTTTTACTCAGGGACAGTGGATGGAGTTTATAACGAAAATACAGCAAATGCTGTGTCTCGCTTTAAGCAAGCAGTTGGTTTAAATCCTGATGGTGTGGCTGATGCGGCTACTTGGCAAAAATTGTTTCCCAAAGAACCAGCACTTACATCTAACACGGCTGCGTCTTTATCTAGCACCACTGTTGCTAAACCAGAACCCAGACCTGCTAATCCCAAAACTCGCGCCACCCAAGTTCCAACCCTCGCACCAGAACCAAGACCAGTTAACCGGAAAACTCCAACCACTCAACGAAAACCCCCAGCACGGCCATCATCAACTATTACCTTTCGCAAAGTTGCTGGTATTCAGTACACAGCCGAAGGATATCCGATTTTGCGTTTAGGGATGAGTGGTGAAGATGTACTGACGTTGCAAAAACAATTACAAAGGTTTGGTTTTTTGAGTGGGGGAATAGATGGTGATTTTGGCCGCACGACCGAAACAGCAGTTAAGGCATTGCAAAGGCGCTATGGTTTAGAAGAGGATGGTGTAGCTGGTGGTGCTACTTGGGACATTCTCTTGCGGCGATCGCCTGGGCAACGATAG
- a CDS encoding phage holin family protein, giving the protein MKHFLLTWLATAVALLITSRIVDGFIVNNFVAALVAVFIIGLVNAFVRPILRLLAFPITLLTFGLFTFVINALSLWLASAITPGTGFEIRGFLPALLGSIVLSIVSSVINYFLRAVE; this is encoded by the coding sequence ATGAAACACTTTTTGTTAACTTGGTTAGCTACTGCGGTGGCTTTACTGATTACCTCTAGAATTGTGGATGGTTTTATTGTCAATAATTTTGTTGCTGCTTTGGTTGCGGTATTTATTATTGGATTAGTTAATGCTTTTGTCAGGCCAATTTTGCGGCTTTTGGCATTTCCCATTACCTTACTGACTTTTGGTTTATTTACATTTGTCATTAATGCTTTATCTCTGTGGTTAGCCAGTGCTATCACTCCAGGTACTGGTTTTGAGATTAGAGGCTTTTTACCCGCTTTGCTTGGGTCTATTGTGCTATCAATTGTGTCGAGTGTGATTAATTATTTTCTCAGAGCGGTTGAATAG
- a CDS encoding cobalamin biosynthesis protein has protein sequence MGIGFQRGSSPQLLAIAIEEVFQKNILDERAIAGIATIDTKASDIALGELCQLHNWLLQTFSAEKLATVAVPNPSAIITKTTGTPSVAEAAAILAAAKNTQLGTKLLVPKNIFRLSALPGVVTVAVAEEMQP, from the coding sequence GTGGGGATTGGGTTTCAACGAGGTAGTTCACCACAGTTGCTTGCAATAGCTATTGAAGAAGTATTTCAAAAAAATATCCTCGACGAAAGAGCGATCGCCGGAATTGCTACCATCGATACAAAGGCATCAGATATTGCTTTAGGAGAACTTTGTCAACTCCACAATTGGCTGTTGCAAACATTTTCCGCAGAAAAGTTAGCTACTGTTGCAGTTCCCAACCCATCTGCAATCATCACCAAAACAACGGGAACACCCAGTGTTGCAGAAGCTGCGGCGATTTTGGCAGCAGCTAAAAATACCCAACTGGGTACTAAGTTATTGGTTCCTAAAAATATTTTCCGCTTATCAGCACTACCTGGGGTAGTAACTGTAGCGGTAGCTGAAGAAATGCAGCCGTGA
- a CDS encoding AAA family ATPase has translation MLKKLILENWKSFRYAELPLDPLTVLIGTNASGKSNVVEALEFLQRIARGENIETALAGDKALSSIRGGVEWAARKPETEFTLKALIQGEDERIDYLYSIQIRTLPEVRVIKEYIKFQIFIEKEGINNKEYTITIKLKNNSFATKSGLQNRGIDLNLREKIVSNLPNNKKEVILIEDNDFIKKLYDTIFVLSNEGKKNVVSTLENILVLNPIPYKMRDYSRLSDNLESDASNIAGVLAALDREKKVEVESNLSDYIKNLPEGDIKKVFAEAVGRLKTDAMLYCEEEWRPGETTLIDAKTMSDGTLRFLAILTALLTRPEGSQIVIEEIDNGLHPSRAELLVKTMREIGSKRNIDILLTTHNPALLDALGPEIVPFVVVAHRDAETGESKLTLLEDIDNFSKLFASYSLGNMTTKGVIERSLSHSE, from the coding sequence ATGCTTAAGAAACTCATTTTAGAAAATTGGAAAAGTTTCCGTTATGCGGAGCTTCCTCTTGATCCGTTGACGGTGCTTATTGGGACGAATGCAAGTGGTAAGTCTAATGTAGTTGAAGCTTTGGAATTTTTACAAAGAATAGCTAGAGGTGAAAACATTGAAACAGCTTTAGCAGGAGATAAAGCACTTTCGTCTATTCGTGGTGGTGTGGAATGGGCTGCACGAAAACCGGAAACAGAATTTACATTAAAAGCATTAATTCAGGGCGAGGATGAAAGAATAGATTATTTATATTCTATTCAGATAAGAACACTTCCTGAAGTGAGGGTTATAAAAGAGTACATTAAATTTCAAATTTTTATTGAAAAAGAGGGAATAAACAATAAAGAATATACTATAACCATAAAGCTAAAAAATAATAGTTTTGCTACAAAAAGTGGTTTGCAAAATAGAGGAATTGACCTAAATCTTCGTGAAAAGATAGTATCTAACCTTCCTAACAATAAAAAAGAGGTAATCTTAATAGAAGATAATGATTTCATAAAAAAATTGTATGATACAATTTTTGTTTTAAGTAATGAAGGAAAAAAAAATGTTGTTTCAACGCTGGAAAATATTTTAGTTTTAAATCCAATTCCTTATAAAATGCGGGACTATTCACGTTTGTCAGACAATCTAGAAAGTGATGCTTCAAATATTGCTGGCGTATTAGCAGCATTGGATAGGGAAAAAAAAGTCGAAGTCGAATCAAATTTATCAGATTACATCAAAAATTTACCGGAAGGAGATATCAAAAAAGTATTTGCCGAAGCAGTCGGTAGACTAAAAACTGATGCCATGCTTTACTGTGAAGAAGAATGGCGACCTGGAGAGACAACATTAATAGACGCTAAAACTATGTCAGATGGAACTTTACGTTTTCTGGCGATTCTTACGGCTTTACTCACTCGTCCTGAAGGGAGTCAAATTGTCATTGAAGAAATAGATAATGGTCTGCATCCCTCTCGTGCAGAATTATTAGTTAAAACAATGCGTGAGATTGGCAGCAAGAGAAATATTGATATTTTACTTACTACTCATAACCCAGCTTTACTTGATGCTTTAGGCCCTGAAATCGTTCCCTTTGTGGTTGTCGCACACCGTGATGCTGAAACTGGAGAAAGCAAGCTTACCTTATTAGAAGATATTGATAACTTCTCTAAGTTATTTGCTTCATATTCTTTAGGTAATATGACAACTAAGGGTGTCATTGAAAGAAGCCTTTCTCATAGTGAATAG
- the mutS gene encoding DNA mismatch repair protein MutS — MTASDSDNQPTESHQPPAPHADTRLVDRSKLSKMYQHYVEVKDQHPHALLLYRVGDFFETFFQDAVTVSRELELVLTSKHGGEAGRVAMTGVPHHAWERYTTLLVEKGYAVVICDQVEDASEAVGLVRREVTRILTPGTLLEEGMLKSSRNNYLAAVVIAATHWGLAYADISTGEFLTTQGSDLEHLTQELMRLQPSEVLVPTNAPDLGVLLRPGETSPHLPQCLPPSFCYSLRSQVPFSQGEARSKLLQKFKVRSLEGLGCDHLPLAVRAAGGLLEYVEDTQKENTVSLQRLRTYTLTDYLIIDHQTRRNLEITQTVRDGTFHGSLLWALDRTSTAMGSRALRRWLLQPLLDLKGIRSRQDTIQELKENTPLRQDLRYLLRQIYDLERLTGRASSGTANARDLIALADSLSRLPELARVVADAGSPFLKALQKVPPVLEELAQQIQAHVVEAPPIHLKEGGLIRPGINVLLDERKATVEADHQWIANLEVDERTRTGIPTLKVGFNETFGYYISISRTKADQVPANYIRKQTLKNEERYITPELKEREARILSARDDLYKLEYEIFVALREEVGEQAEAIRQLSRAVAAADVLCGLAELAVQQGYFRPEMISGRELEIVDGRHPVVEQSLPAGFFVPNSTNLGSGEATAFPDLIILTGPNASGKSCYLRQVGLIQLMAQIGSFVPVKSAKLGICDRIFTRVGAVDDLATGQSTFMVEMNETANILNHATSRSLVLLDEIGRGTATFDGLSIAWAVAEYLGMEIRSRTIFATHYHELNELASMLPNVANYQVTVKELPDQIIFLHQVQPGGADKSYGIEAGRLAGLPAVVIQRAKQVMGQIEKHSKIAIGLKNLT; from the coding sequence ATGACCGCTTCTGACTCTGACAACCAGCCAACGGAATCTCATCAACCCCCTGCGCCTCACGCGGATACGCGATTGGTAGATCGCAGTAAGCTGAGTAAAATGTATCAGCATTATGTGGAAGTTAAAGATCAGCATCCTCATGCGCTGTTGCTGTATCGGGTAGGGGATTTCTTTGAAACTTTTTTCCAAGATGCGGTGACTGTTTCGCGGGAACTGGAATTAGTTCTCACTAGCAAGCACGGCGGGGAAGCAGGACGAGTCGCCATGACTGGTGTACCGCACCACGCTTGGGAACGCTACACTACCTTATTGGTGGAAAAAGGTTATGCAGTTGTTATTTGCGACCAAGTAGAAGATGCTTCGGAAGCGGTAGGTTTGGTGCGCCGGGAAGTAACGCGCATCCTCACCCCTGGTACTTTGTTAGAAGAGGGAATGTTAAAGTCTAGCCGCAATAATTATTTAGCAGCGGTTGTTATTGCTGCTACTCATTGGGGTTTAGCTTATGCAGATATCTCCACTGGGGAATTTCTGACAACTCAAGGTAGCGATTTAGAACACCTCACCCAAGAATTAATGCGCCTCCAACCTTCCGAGGTGCTGGTTCCCACCAATGCGCCTGATTTGGGTGTGTTGCTGCGTCCTGGGGAAACTTCGCCCCATCTTCCCCAATGTTTACCACCATCATTTTGTTATAGTTTGCGATCGCAAGTACCTTTTTCTCAAGGGGAAGCCAGAAGTAAATTATTGCAGAAATTTAAGGTGCGATCGCTCGAAGGTTTGGGTTGTGACCATCTTCCTCTGGCTGTACGGGCGGCGGGCGGTCTTTTAGAATATGTGGAAGATACCCAAAAAGAAAACACTGTTTCTCTGCAAAGACTCCGCACCTACACCCTCACAGACTATTTAATTATTGACCATCAAACCCGGCGGAATTTAGAAATTACCCAAACAGTCCGCGATGGGACTTTTCACGGTTCCCTACTTTGGGCGTTAGATAGAACTAGCACCGCAATGGGAAGTCGGGCTTTACGGCGTTGGTTATTACAACCGCTACTTGATCTTAAAGGCATCCGATCGCGGCAAGATACAATTCAAGAATTAAAAGAAAATACACCTCTACGTCAAGATTTGCGCTATTTATTACGGCAAATCTACGATTTAGAACGCCTCACAGGACGGGCGAGTTCTGGTACAGCCAATGCACGAGATTTAATTGCTTTAGCTGATTCTCTCTCCCGTTTACCCGAATTAGCCCGTGTAGTCGCTGATGCGGGTTCTCCTTTTTTGAAGGCTTTGCAAAAAGTCCCGCCTGTATTAGAAGAATTAGCGCAACAAATTCAAGCCCATGTCGTCGAAGCACCACCCATACATTTAAAAGAAGGTGGGTTAATTCGTCCGGGAATTAATGTACTGTTGGATGAAAGAAAGGCGACTGTAGAAGCAGACCATCAATGGATTGCGAATTTAGAAGTTGATGAAAGGACGAGAACGGGAATCCCGACTTTGAAGGTGGGATTTAACGAAACCTTTGGTTACTACATTAGTATTTCCCGCACCAAAGCCGATCAAGTACCCGCTAACTATATCCGCAAGCAAACCCTCAAGAATGAGGAACGTTACATCACTCCAGAACTGAAGGAACGAGAAGCAAGGATTCTCAGTGCGCGGGATGATTTATATAAGTTGGAATATGAAATTTTTGTGGCGTTGCGCGAAGAAGTCGGCGAACAAGCCGAGGCTATTCGTCAACTTTCTCGCGCTGTGGCGGCGGCGGATGTGTTGTGTGGTTTAGCTGAGTTGGCGGTACAACAAGGTTATTTTCGTCCCGAAATGATATCAGGGCGAGAACTAGAAATTGTAGATGGTCGCCATCCCGTGGTAGAACAATCTTTACCAGCGGGTTTCTTTGTGCCGAATTCGACTAATTTAGGAAGTGGTGAAGCAACTGCATTCCCCGACTTAATCATTCTTACCGGGCCAAACGCCAGTGGTAAAAGTTGTTATTTGCGTCAGGTAGGGTTAATTCAGTTAATGGCGCAAATTGGCAGTTTTGTCCCCGTGAAGTCGGCAAAGTTGGGAATATGCGATCGCATTTTTACCCGTGTCGGTGCGGTGGATGATTTAGCAACTGGTCAATCTACCTTTATGGTGGAAATGAATGAAACAGCCAATATTCTCAACCATGCTACATCTCGGTCGTTAGTCTTATTAGATGAAATTGGGCGCGGAACAGCAACATTTGATGGTCTTTCCATTGCTTGGGCGGTAGCAGAATATTTAGGAATGGAGATTCGTTCACGAACAATTTTTGCCACTCATTACCACGAACTAAACGAATTGGCAAGCATGTTACCTAATGTTGCCAATTATCAAGTGACAGTGAAAGAATTACCCGACCAAATTATCTTTTTACACCAAGTTCAACCCGGTGGTGCTGATAAATCCTACGGTATTGAAGCGGGAAGATTAGCAGGTTTACCAGCAGTAGTAATTCAACGGGCAAAACAAGTCATGGGGCAAATTGAGAAACACAGTAAGATTGCGATCGGTTTGAAAAATTTGACGTAA